One region of Armigeres subalbatus isolate Guangzhou_Male chromosome 3, GZ_Asu_2, whole genome shotgun sequence genomic DNA includes:
- the LOC134221472 gene encoding uncharacterized protein LOC134221472: MIYKIMFTSRCNQWVLSCCSPDLTLRFTSGGTDAVQKLKICSDHFQPSSFRSHLQPEKGLKADALPVDAHGIECSSPVHLNVDTNSPTHGSAVFETITGNSTEEYMEYVDIEYLDESMEESTYEDIEFLDNSTEEMEVDNCHEIKATAIDGLISSNESLMEPLVQYATDMDLCVDNSYANASLEEMEEIPAALKLYDSPEKESTRYSVQYSDDNPVLSVRLDDDTFTASDTIITVNYHALFKEQKTINSQLRESNKDLKQALRKSNRKSAWRLKSSLNIRKKYHSLERRLKRLVNKRSNDTNLANLVRKNPVLHNSLLNSIRKPKGRRYHDKSKKFALGSYLASPAAYRFVQRSNLFVLPSKMSIHRWNSDVHMKPGLNEAILKRLSAKSGTLSKKDRVVSICLDGMSVKPELSYNAKRDIFVGFPDYGKPTKFENNNPLVLATEAVAVMISGITSFDKHHMDALDDSKKLNKRFKQAIGYVLAHHTLGSTQQLILIEDTIEALRIRGFHPLVLAMDQCTTNVKMYCEAGATQQNPVVTLAGQEIAFVFDSPHLLKNTKSMLMKYNAVFKGAITSFEHIKQLYDKDHSSVPRLVPKLREKCITQAPFVAMNVAQATRTLSSSVAAGIEYYVETNELPIAALKTAVFCRFFDQLFDTLNCRNTNSSAKPYRASITNNSCHWNFLDDAVDVLTDMYFTPKDCFNITKKYEDDVGATTRQMRINLQPHLNTQHLQQTKKFQRAPIVNQILLYHFAKKPA, from the exons ATGATATATAAAATCATGTTTACTTCCAGGTGTAATCAGTGGGTTCTTTCGTGCTGCTCGCCAGATCTAACATTGAGATTTACCTCCGGAGGCACGGATGCTGTCCAAAAGCTCAAAATCTGCTCCGACCATTTCCAACCCTCGTCATTTCGCAGCCATTTACAACCAGAAAAAGG GTTGAAGGCTGACGCACTTCCAGTTGATGCACACGGCATTGAGTGTTCTTCACCAGTTCATCTGAATGTGGACACGAATTCCCCAACGCATGGAAGTGCAGTTTTTGAGACGATCACCGGAAATTCCACGGAAGAGTATATGGAATATGTGGATATCGAATACTTGGACGAGTCTATGGAAGAAAGTACATACGAAGACATCGAATTTCTTGATAATAGCACTGAGGAAATGGAGGTAGATAATTGTCATGAAATAAAGGCCACAGCCATAGATGGTCTCATATCCTCGAACGAGTCCTTAATGGAACCACTGGTGCAATATGCTACAGATATGGACCTGTGCGTAGACAATAGTTATGCAAATGCGTCGTTAGAGGAAATGGAAGAAATTCCGGCTGCACTGAAATTGTACGATAGTCCGGAAAAGGAATCTACCAGATACTCGGTGCAGTATAGTGACGACAATCCCGTGCTAAGTGTTCGGTTGGATGATGACACATTTACAGCATCAGATACAATCATTACCGTCAATTATCATGCATTGTTTAAGGAGCAAAAAACAATAAACTCACAGTTACGCGAATctaataaagatttaaagcaagcTTTACGAAAAAGCAACCGTAAAAGTGCGTGGAGGTTAAAATCCAGTTTAAACATTAGGAAAAAATACCACTCTCTGGAACGCCGGTTGAAACGGCTAGTGAATAAGAGGAGCAACGATACCAATCTGGCAAACCTTGTTCGTAAAAATCCAGTACTGCACAATAGCCTTCTAAATTCTATTCGAAAGCCCAAAGGTCGAAGGTATCACGACAAGAGTAAAAAGTTCGCTCTCGGTTCATACTTGGCTAGCCCGGCAGCCTACAGGTTTGTTCAGCGATCTAATTTGTTCGTGCTTCCAAGCAAAATGTCCATACATCGTTGGAATTCAGACGTTCACATGAAGCCAGGCTTAAATGAAGCAATCCTCAAGCGATTGAGTGCTAAATCTggaacactttcaaaaaaagatAGAGTTGTCAGTATTTGCCTTGATGGAATGTCTGTAAAACCCGAGCTCTCATATAATGCAAAAAGGGACATATTTGTTGGGTTTCCTGATTATGGGAAACCAACAAAATTCGAGAATAACAACCCTTTGGTCCTGGCCACGGAAGCTGTTGCCGTAATGATATCTGGAATTACATCTTTCGACAAGCATCATATGGACGCACTTGATGATTCGAAGAAATTGAACAAGAGATTCAAGCAG GCCATTGGTTACGTTTTAGCGCACCATACCCTTGGAAGCACACAACAACTGATTTTAATTGAAGATACAATCGAAGCCCTTCGTATTCGGGGATTTCATCCATTGGTGCTGGCCATGGATCAGTGCACCACTAATGTAAAAATGTATTGTGAAGCTGGGGCAACTCAACAAAACCCTGTTGTTACATTAGCAGGACAGGAAATAGCTTTTGTATTCGACAGCCCTCATCTTTTGAAAAATACTAAAAGCATGCTTATGAAGTACAATGCAGTATTCAAAGGTGCAATAACGTCATTCGAGCACATCAAGCAGCTGTATGATAAAGATCATTCATCTGTGCCACGACTTGTTCCGAAACTGAGAGAAAAGTGCATAACTCAAGCTCCTTTCGTCGCAATGAACGTAGCACAAGCCACTCGCACATTAAGTAGTTCAGTTGCAGCAGGCATCGAATACTACGTAGAAACTAATGAGTTACCAATCGCCGCATTGAAAACTGCTGTTTTCTGTAGGTTTTTTGATCAATTGTTCGACACATTGAATTGCAGAAATACAAATTCTTCGGCAAAG CCCTACCGTGCATCAATTACCAACAATTCTTGCCACTGGAATTTTCTGGATGACGCTGTAGATGTGCTTACTGACATGTACTTCACGCCAAAAGATTGCTTCAATATCACAAAG aaatacGAAGACGATGTGGGTGCAACGACGCGCCAAATGCGTATCAATTTGCAGCCGCATTTAAATACGCAGCACTTGCAGCAAACGAAAAAGTTTCAGAGGGCTCCAATTGTGAACCAGATACTGCTGTACCACTTTGCGAAGAAACCGGCCTAG